GCAGTTGAGCTAAAAAGGAACAATTTACATGACGGGATACGTCAACTTAAACAAGGAACATTTTACATGACGGGATAcgtcaacttaaaaaaaaaaagaattatatGTACAAAACTGATGTATAAacaattcatttcaaaattatctACTTATGTCTATGATGCACATTCATTACACAAAGactttcaataaaatatttccataaGGAGACCTAGGTTTAGCAGAAATTCCATATTTCATCACAAGTTCAGTTTTATACATTAATAGTGTATCCCTCCGTTAAATTCAGACTGTTTTAACTAACAGTTGATATATACTTAAATTTATGGCATCTCGCTGttacataaaaacaaatcaaatttagactaattaataaaatatatataagtacatagAGTGATAAATACCAACTCAGTACACCTCCAATAAAACTGATGTGTACGTATACCAATCCTATACCAGTACCAGGACATTTTACAAACAGGACTTCAAAATAAAGATTCTGTTGAAGAAAAGCCAGATATAACTAGCTCAGCACAGGAATGCTTCACCTAGCCATGGACtgtcattttaaaaacattgatatatctagTTATCATCATGATAATGATTACAGGTATACATTTTGAAACAAGCTAAACTTTAGAAATGAATATCCTCTTTGATAGCTAAAATAAACTCTTAGTTAGCAAAGATGGATGTCATTTTGTATATAAGAATGTCATTTCTTTCTTCCTGTAAGTTGATGAAGTTAAGCACCCTAACACTACTATTTAAACAGTTGTTTAGAAGACTGCCTTTTGTCCAATGTTTATCGTTATTTTTAGAAAAGTTCATTGTGCTAATTCttcattgtataaataaaaaatgtaatctagaaaaaaaaaattgatttgatGAAGATTCGAAACACATAACTGGAAGTAATAACAATTGACAATGTCTATCTTAAAGAAAGTTTGTCTTCAGACAAATTTCAGTGTTCAATCATTAATATCAAGGTTTTTTGAAGGACGATTTGTATTTCTGCCCTCAAATAACATAACAGGAACAAGTTTTGGTAAAGgttaaacgaaaaaaaaaaagtttgacaATTCAGTAAGTCATTTCAAGCGATAGTACCATCAAATCTGTAAAGGGTTAATTTGTGGTATTGATCAGGTATAAAGATTATTTCATATCTGTTATCCATTGGTTAATTGTGGTTTGGTCTTCAGTGACAGTACTCCCTGTTGTCATGCCTTTGTCATTTTCAGTCTCATTTCGTGTTTCATCTTTGTTACACTCCTCACCAAAATTGTCTAGCTCAACATACATGTCACACTTTGCAGGTTCCTCATGAACAAAAACCACAACGATTTCTTTTGATTCAACGTCAGACTTGTCTTGGCTAACAGAAGGGGATTCTCCTGACTCAAACATCTCAGTTTTCAGATCAAGAGATGGTGATTCCTTGGCCTCAGGATCAAGAGATGGCGATTTCTTAGTTTCTGGATCAAGAGATGGTGATTTCTTGGCTTCTGGATCAAGAGATGGTGATTTCTTGGCTTCTGGATCAAGAGATGACGATTTCATGGCTTCAGGATCAAGAGATGGCGATTCCTTGGTTTCAGGATCAAGAGATGGTGATTTCTTAGTTTTGCGTTCAAGAAATGGTGTTTTCTTAGTTTTGCATTCAAGAGATGGTGATTTCTTAGTTTTGCGTTCAAGAGATGTTGATTTCTTAGTTTTGGAACTCAGTTTGATTTTCCTCTTTAAGAGCTTGGGTTCCTCGGAGTGTTGCTCTTTCTCATGTCTCTGTAGGTACTCAACCCTGCTAAACCCTCTGTCACACTGTGTACATTGAAACTTCTTGAAGCCTTGGTGAGTTTTCTGATGGACACTGAGGTTACCTTTTTGACTGAAGCCTTTTCCACACTCACAGATATATGGTTTCTCATTTGTGTGGACTCTCATGTGCTGCTTCAAAAGATATGGCCTGACAAATTTAGCTGAACACATGTACATGGTACAATGAAAATTTTTCCCGTACAATGGGGTATGAGTCATTTCATGCTGTGCAAGTACATCCTTGAGTGCAAACTTTTTATTGCAGAAAGAACATTCAAAGTGTGTTGAGGGATCACTGTGTGACCTCTGATGTCTCATCAAAGTACACTTCGCTGTGTACGACTTGGGGCAGAGTTCACATTTGTAGGTACGTTCTGTACTGTGTACAGTGCGTATATGCCTGTTTAATGTGGATCGTCTCAAAAAAGATTTTCCACAAATTTCACAGGAGTCTGCTATCATGTTGAAATGAGATCGAACATGTATGTTAAGTTCTGATATACTAATGAGCTTTTTACCACAGATGTGACATAGATGGTCCTTTTTTATGACTTTGCTGTATGTTGGATCGTGGGACTTGAGATGTATTAGAAAGTTACTTTTACGTTTAATGACTTTTGAACAGATGTGGCAGGTTTGTTCCTGGTTTTCCTTCACTGATTTACTAGTTTTCTGCTCcatcttttgtttttttgaagtttttttaaattcagccctttttgtttttcttgttttgttagaATTTCTGAGTTTATTTGTAGCTGACTTCTCTCGTTCATCACCTCCTATCTCTATTACTTCCttatttttctcattttttccGGAAACTTTTCTGTCTGCTTTCATCATCTTTCCTTCCATATCATCCAAGGTTTCCACTGTCCTCAgttattttgttgtaaaatgtCCTTCTTCAGTTGTCCTTGTTTTTTCTCTCTATCTTATCTTTCTTCAGTTGTCCTTGTTTTTTCTCTCTATCTTATCTTTCTTCAGTTGTCCTTGTTTTCTCTCTCTATCTTATCCTTCTTCAGTTGTCCTTGTTTTCTCTCTCTATCTTAGCATTAAATACTGTCGTATACACACAAGTCTCTATAAGTATATATGGATGTCTTATGCTTTATTCTAGTGATTTAGCCTTGACCATTGACAGTAACCTACTGAAACTCAACCAGAAAAGCACATCTCCAACTGATTCATCTTACATCCAATTTATCATGTATGAAGAATTAAAAAATAGCCCAAAGACTtaaatataactaaaatcaGAGAATACCATGCGGGCGAGCagatatatttttcactaatgaaatctaattcaaatatattctaatttttcactaatgaaatttaattcaaatatattttgtatttgccTAACTTTATTCCTCCTGTGTCAAACTGATCATTTATTTTATAGTTTTTTGGTTTTATTACAATTTGAGTATAGCAAACAAGATCAGATTTCAATATATTTGGAGTCAGTAGTTCTCACCTAACAACTACATTTGATGGAATATTTACTCAGGAAGTTAATTTGCATATAAAAATGGATTTCTTTCCTTCTCTATCTGTTAAGATCTTGAACAGGTGTGTAAAACTGTTGAATCAAAGTGTCCGTTAGTGTGTGGTGATGACGGTCTCGCCTGGATCAGTTCTGTGTGAAGTGGTGTCGGCCTCGTCTGGGTCCGTTTTGTCCGTAGTGATGTCAGCCTTTCTGTTTTTCAGACGTGACTTTATTAGCTTGCACAATATCCAAATGCGAGGCATATGGTACCAGGCCAAGACGTGGTGGCAAATTCGGTCAATCCCCGCAGAGGTTTCATACCTACATTAATTTTAGGTTAgagtttatattataataaaataagatGCAATTCTCAAAATGTAAGCAAAAACCTTAAAACCACTTgggaaaacaattaaaaatttcatCACTAAATTTTTAGATATTTAAGAAATTGATCACCATTAATATTGAGCTAGCTGGTGACAGCAGACACTCATTGGTTGTGAAGCATATTAACAGCTTCTTCTGGAATTCAAGATGGATGTAGCACAATTGAGTTATAAATACATTCATGATGaatattgtataattaatttttttatgaacaATTATGAACAAATCATATTACCTACCAAGCTTTGTTATAACAattgatttataaatacattCATGATGgatattgtataattaatttttttatgaacaATTATGAACAAATCATATTACCTACCAAGCTTTGTTATAACAAACTTATTCAGACACCAAGCATTACAAGGTTCAATGATGATTTGATAGCAAAAGACCTTTACCTAAAATTTACCTAACACGGTGGAAGTACTGGATTATTTCTATACTAATGTTGCATTGGTTCATGGGTAATTTGGGTACAAAGAAATAATGATCATATATAACCAAACAACAAGCAAAATTTTccaagaaaaaacaaaaatgtaaaatatgaaaactaAGGTGCATCctatacattatacaatgtactgtgaATTTCCTGATGGATCCGGTCGATCCATGTATAGCTATCATGTGTTAAGACTGTGGCCTTCTTTATAATTATCAACCTATCATTCTAAACAATGGTTTCTTTGTAAATTGTTGTGATTTCAGAAGAGACACAAAGCATGCATAATACTTCCTGGGGGACCTGTACATCAATGTGAggtttaaattttatttttatttcagaatatgATGAAAGTTAAATATAAATAGAACTTAGTTTCATATTCCTTTTGTACACTTATTAGCTGACCATACCTGTGTGCCTATTATCTTCATTAGAACATGTACAGCTGTAAACCTTTATAGCTaagtatataactatatcaccACACTTATCCTGACAAATATCGCTTCTCATACATATACCCTCTGTCAACCTTTATAGCTAAGTATATTATCACACTTATCCTGACAAATATCGCTTCTCATACATATACCCTCTGTCAACCTATTATAGCTAACTATATTATCACACTTATCCTGACAAATATCGCTTCTCATACGCATACCCTCTGTCAACCTTTATAGCTAACTATATTACCACACTTATCCTGACAAATATCGCTTCTCAtacgtatatacatataccctCTGTCAACCTTTATAGCTAACTATATTACCACACTTATCCTGACAAATATCGCTTCTCAtacgtatatacatataccctCTGTCAACCTTTATAGCTATACCCTCTCGTCAACCTTTATAGCTAACTATATTACCACACTTATCCTGACAAATATCGCTTCTCATACATATACCCTCTGTCAACCTTTATAGCTAACTATATTACCACACTTATCCTGACAAATATCGCTTCTCATACGTATACCCTCTGTCAACTATTATAGCTAACTATATTATCACACTTATCCGGACAAATATCGCTTCTCATACGTATACCCTCTGTCAACCTTTATAGCTAACTATATTATCACACTTATCCTGACAAATATCGCTTCTCATACGTATACCCTGTCAACCTTTATTGCTTCTCATACGTATACCCTCTGTCAACCTTTATAGCTAAGTATATTACCACACTATCCTGACAAATATCGCTTCTCATACGTATACCCTGTCAACCTTTATAGCTAAGTATATCACCACACTTATCCCGACAAATATCGCTTCTCATAACCTAATCTTGTAAAATTCTCAATAAAATCTATCCCATATGTATATCCTACTAAGAACCCATGTTTCTCTTCTCACATTTTCTGTAAAATCTAACCCACGAGTCTCTCTTTCTAACATTATCACCAAGTAAAAACTAGCCATGTGGTTTTCCCACACAAATCAGTAACTGAAGCTccaatttacatgtaattattaagaatctgtatatatttaccattttatCAAGTAAACATCAATTTCCTTATCTCAATGCTGGCTCCTGGCAAAACTTGAAGTCACTTCGCCAATTCAGGTTGAACGAGGAGTGTCAATATTTATctgaaaaacaaatttgaaatttttcataAACAATAGGcatttggtgtttttttttttacattatatagatgtccttcaaaCAATTTAAGCAGGACAAGAGATCTACCAAATCTTGTCCATGCCATAATTCCAACAACATTTTGTGATCCATTCAAtatttgctgggtttattggCAATGCTTTTTTATCCTTCGCCCTAATTCAACTCTTCGTAAAGTCAGCTCCAATTGTTGTAGGTGCTAATTACCAGTATTTATATTCATTGGTCATTGTGAAATTTTCTCAAATAAAGGCAAGAGGCCTGGCATCGACTCTGAGAACTAGAGCACAGATACTGGTATAACTTCGGTGGACTATTCAAAGTGTGCAGTTTTGGTTTGACCACTACCTTTGACTCTGTCAGTTTTGGTTTGATTTCTACCTTTGTCAGTTTTGGTTTGATTTCTACCTTTGTCAGTTTTGGTTTGATTTCTACCTTGGTCAGTTTTGGTTTGATTTCTACCTTTGTCAGTTTTGGTTTGACCTCTACCTTTGACTCTGTCAGTTTTGGCTTGACCTCTACCTTTGTCAGTTTTGGTTTGATTTCTACCTTTGTCAGTTttggtttgatctctaccttTGTCAGTTTTGGTTTGACCTCTACCTTTGTCAGTTTTGGTTTGACCTCTACCTTTGTCAGTTTTGGTTTGACCTCTACCTTTGTCAGTTTTGGTTTGACCTCTACCTTTGTCAGTTTTGGTTTGACCTCTACCTTTGTCAGTTTTGGTTTGATCTCCACCTTTGTCAGTTTTGGTTTGACCTCTACCTTTGTCAGTTTTGGTTTGATCTCCACCTTTGTCAGTTTTGGTTTGACCTCTACCTTTGTCAGTTTTGGTTTGATCTCCACCTTTGTCAGTTTTGGTTTGACCTCTACCTTTGTCAGTTTTGGTTTGATCTCCACCTTTGTCAGTTTTGGTTTGATCTCCACCTTTGTCAGCTTTAGTTTGAGCCCTAAAGTCCTGGTTTAGCTGAAATGGTTTAATTTTATAGCTTTCTGGAATTGGGAGGTCCCGGATACATGTTCCGgtctgtggttgtaatggtttatgtctatctagagttgggaggtcctgggtaaagtcccggtctgtggttgtaatggtttatgtatatctagagttgggaggtcctgggtacaagtccTGGTCTGTGgttggaggtcctgggtacaagtcccggcctggttgtaatggtttatgtctatctagagttgggaggtcctgggtacaagtcATCGGTCTGTGgttggaggtcctgggtacaagtcccggtctgtggttggaggtcctgggtacaagtcccggtctgtggttggaggtcctgggtacaagtccccgtctgtggttgtaatggtttatgtatatctagagttgggaggtcctgggtaaagtcccggtctgtggttgtaatggtttatgtctatctagagttgagaggtcctgggtacaagtccTGGTCTGTGgttggaggtcctgggtacaagtcccggtctgtggttgtaatggtttatgtatatctagagttgggaggtcctgggtacaagtcccCGTCTGTGGTTGTAATCGTTTATGTCTATCTAGAGTTGAgaggtcctgggtacaagtcccgGTCTGTGGTTGGAGGTCCTGGGTAAAGTCCCCATCTATGGTTGTAATCGTTTATGTCtatctagagttgggaggtcccGGATACAAGTCCCGGTCTATGGTTGTAATGGTTTACGTCtatctagagttgggaggtcctgggtacaagtcccgGTCTGTGGTTGGAGTtcctgggtacaagtcccgGTCTGGTTGTAATCGTTTATGTCtatctagagttgggaggtcctgGGTAAAGTCCCGGTCTGGTTGTAATCGTTTATGTCtatctagagttgggaggtcctgGGTAAAGTCCTGGTCTGTGgttggaggtcctgggtacaagtccccgtctgtggttgtaatggtttatgtatatctagagttgggaggtcctgggtaaagtcccggtctgtggttgtaatggtttatgtatatctagagttgggaggtcctgGGTAAAGTCCTGGTCTGTGGTTGGAGGTCCTGGGTAAAGTCCTGgtctgtggttgtaatggtttatgtatatctagagttgggaggtcctgggtaaagtcccggtctgtggttgtaatggtttatgtatatctagagttgggaggtcctgGGTAAAGTCCTGGTCTGTGgttggaggtcctgggtacaagtcctggtctgtggttgtaatggtttatgtctatctagagttgggaggtcctgggtacaagtcccgGTCTGTGGTTGTAATCGTTTATGACtatctagagttgggaggtcctgggtaccagtcccggtctgtggttggaggtcctgggtacaagtcccgGTCTGTGGTTGTAATCGTTTATGTCtatctagagttgggaggtcctgGGTACCAGTCCCGGTCTGTGGTTGGAGGTCCTGGGTAAAGTCCCGGTCTATGGTTGTAATCGTTTATGTCtatctagagttgggaggtcctgggtacaagtcccCGTCTGTGGTTGTAATCGTTTATGTCTATCTAGAGTTGAgaggtcctgggtacaagtcccgGTCTGTGGTTGGAGGTCCTGGGTAAAGTCCCCATCTATGGTTGTAATCGTTTATGTCtatctagagttgggaggtcccGGATACAAGTCCCGGTCTATGGTTGTAATGGTTTACGTCtatctagagttgggaggtcctgggtacaagtcccgGTCTGTGGTTGGAGTtcctgggtacaagtcccgGTCTGGTTGTAATCGTTTATGTCtatctagagttgggaggtcctgGGTAAAGTCCCGGTCTGGTTGTAATCGTTTATGTCtatctagagttgggaggtcctgGGTAAAGTCCCGGTCTGGTTGTAATGGTTTATGTAtatctagagttgggaggtcctgGGTAAAGTCCCGGTCTGGTTGTAATGGTTTATGTAtatctagagttgggaggtcctgggtacaagtcccCGTCTATGGTTGTAATCGTTTATGTCtatctagagttgggaggtcctgGGTAAAGTCCTGGTCTGTGGTTGGAGGTCCTGGGTAAAGTCCTGgtctgtggttgtaatggtttatgtatatctagagttgggaggtcctgGGTAAAGTCCTGgtctgtggttgtaatggtttatgtctatctagagttgggaggtcctgggtacaagtcctggtctgtggttgtaatggtttatgtctatctagagttgggaggtcctgggtacaagtcctggtctgtggttgtaatggtttatgtctatctagagttgggaggtcctgggtacaagtcccgGTCTGTGGTTGTAATCGTTTATGACtatctagagttgggaggtcctgggtaccagtcccggtctgtggttggaggtcctgggtacaagtcccgGTCTGTGGTTGTAATCGTTTATGTCtatctagagttgggaggtcctgGGTACCAGTCCCGGTCTGTGGTTGGAGGTCCTGGGTAAAGTCCCGGTCTATGGTTGTAATCGTTTATGTCtatctagagttgggaggtcctgggtacaagtccTGGTCTGTGgttggaggtcctgggtacaagtccaggtctgtggttgtaatggtttaCGTCTATCTAGAGTTGGAGGTCCTGGGTAAAGTCCCGgtctgtggttgtaatggtttacgtctatctagagttgggaggtcctgGGTAAAGTCCTGGTCTGTGGTTGGAGGTCCCGGGTACAAGTCCTGgtctgtggttgtaatggtttaCGTCTATCTAGAgttggaggtcctgggtacaagtcccggtctgtggttgtaatggtttacgtctatctagagttgggaggtcctgGGTAAAGTCCCGGTCTGGTTGTAATGGTTTATGTAtatctagagttgggaggtcctgGGTAAAGTCCTGgtctgtggttgtaatggtttatgtatatctagagttgggaggtcctgGGTAAAGTCCCGGTCTGTGGTTGGAGGTCCTGGGTAAAGTCCTGgtctgtggttgtaatggtttatgtatatctagagttgggaggtcctgggtacaagtcctggtctgtggttgtaatggtttatgtatatctagagttgggaggtcctgGGTAAAGTCCTGGTCTGTGgttggaggtcctgggtacaagtcccggtttgtggttgtaatggtttatgtctatctagagttgggaggtcctgggtacaagtcccgGTCTGTGTTGTTGCATTCTTCTGCTTTTGCTACAACAGCATTATAAACCAACAGTTTCATAAATCATCCCTCTGAATATTGATTCATTGTATTTTTAAACAACTAGGATGATGAAATGCATAGAATTTATCGAAATGGGATATACAGGGTGACTAAAACCATACCCAAAGTGATGTGTCTCATAGTCAATCTGGAGGAGGACAATGATCGGGAAAGAGACGTCTAATAAATTGCGACACTTATTTTGTGACTACCCTTAAATCTTTTTTGCCTATAGCTATTTTCAAGGAGGGACTATTAAATCTATGACTCTGTCAAATGTCTATATACCCTTTGTAAAAACTATTTATGAAcctatttttgttttttctagCATGCCTGCGAAAATTGTATTATTCGGCCTTATCTGATTAGGAAATTTCTGATTTTTGGCATGTTTCATTAAACTCTTTAGcttatatcattataaacaaTTTTTGCTTGAACTGGTTTGGTTTTTGTTGAATTCACCGATTTTGGATAGTCCGagattgttgtttgtttgaaGATGTAAAAACCAATTAAGAAGTGATGCAAAAACGAAAACAgtttaaaaaagaaagttgtttatAATGAGCCCAACAATCTTCAccactctatatatatagctctaATACCACCACACCTGGAATATGCATCTGTCATATggtctacattatatatatgtcaaggaCAAAATTCTTATTGAAAGGGTACAACGAAGAGCTACAAAGCGTGTTCCTACATTATTGGACAAGACATATTCAGAAAGGCTAAAAATGCTTGGCTTGCCCAGGCCACCTTGGAATACTGCAGAGAAAGGGCCAATATATGCTTCAAGTATACACAATTATCAACCAATTGGATAACATGGACAAAAACAAATTCTTTGATGCAAGTGAATATAGATCAACCAGTGGGCACTCTCTAAAATTGTTCAAACACTATTTTTGGACACAACAAACAGGCAATTTTGTCAGTAACCATGTCATTCAACCATATGGAACTCGAGATCTGCCAGAAGACGTTTTATCAGCTCCATCCAGCAACACCTTTAAAGATAGACTTAATCAGTTCTGGAAAGACCACCCCAAAAAATTCCAACCATCATTTCTTCAGTGACTGATCTATTCCTGTGTCGATTCACTAATGAGGTTGATAtatgaacaaatatatatggaAAATAATAATTGTAATTGTCCCTTCCTTTTTTATCCAGTTTTGAGCTACTGTTATTTTTGAGCTGTACATAATACTAGAAGGAAcaatttgtgtgtatataatcAACATTAAGATATTCACAACCAGGATTATTATTATAGAAAAACAAGTAATCAATGTGCAACCGGTATGTGAACATACATGGAGAAATGACAAACAAGTGTCATCAAACAAGCTAAAGCTTTCAACAATATAAGAAGACTGTGATTCTGTCGGGTTTCcaatcaaatatacaaaaacccgaaattttgatgttttatataggGCGTACTTGATTGTAAAATGCAAAGATGTCTCGCAAAATTGAGTCTACCTCGCGACTGACTTTGCAACCTGACTGTTTCTAAATACCATGTCAGATTTTGGACGAAGTGTGAGCTTAAGTTAAGGCTTGGGAAAATAATAATTGTAACGTAAACCAAGATATTGTGGTTAAAACAAcaagaaataattttaaaattatctaAAATCTACTGGTTGATTCTATCTGCTCCCGCCGTTTTCCTCTTCTCCGATAAATCTGTTCTCCTGTATTCGGCCGGTTGATGATGCTGAGAGCAAACATTTCGGAATGCTTTATACAATAATGCATTTCAATTTAGATAACTCTGTAATATAGGACATGAAACATCGTATGAAAAGGCAAAAAACAAACCTGTGTACTTAAAAGCACCCAAAAATGATGCTTTGATTTTCACAAAATCTCTCACAAATGATTTCAAACCGGAAGCAGAACAGAGCTTTCTAATAAATAAAACCGGAAGTATTATTAAAAAAATCCGGATAAAACTGACCCCTTGTTAACGTCCATCTTAGTGTCAACGATGAAGTGAGGTTATTTGTAAAACTCCACACGCACTATAATCCTTGTACCTaatgaaacaaatacatgtctCAATTAAAATGTGTATTATTTCTTTGTATGAAAGAggtttataaaattaaaattagcATTTAATATATTCCTGAGTCACTTTCTTTGTTTGATACCAGGAGTTTTCTCCCCTAGTCCATCttgtataaattatattgtcGTACAGCATgcaatgtcatgtatatatattatccaAAATCTCTTCCGAAATGATAATTGATGTCCGAAATTGATATTTGTAGTGAAATGTCGTTAATTTTAGACATTTAGTGAGACGTTGGTAATTTAAGATCTGTTGTGGCATGTCGGTTATTTAAGAGTGAGATGTCGGTTATTTAAGAGTGAAATGTCGGTTATTTAAGATCTGTAGTGAGATGTCGGTTATATAAGATCTGTAGTTAGATGtcggttatataagatatgtagtGAGATGTCGGTTATATAAGATCTGTAGTGAAATGTCGGTTTTTTTAAGATCTGTAGTGAGATGTCGGTTATATAAGATCTGTAGTGAGATGTCGGTTATTTAAGATCTGTAGTGAGATGTCGGTTATATAAGATCTGTAGTGAGATGCCGGTTATATAAGATCTGTAGTGATATGTCGGTTATATAAGATCTGTAGTGAGATGTCGGTTATATAAGATCTGTAGTGAGATGTCGGTTATATAAGATCTGTAGTGAGATGTTGGTTATTTAAGATCTGTAGTGAGATGTCGGTTATTTAAGATCTGTAGTGAGATGTCGGTTATTTAAGATCTGTAGTGAGATGTCGGTTATTTAAGATCTGTAGTGAGAAGTCGGTTATTTAAGATCTGTAGTGAGATGTCGGTTATTTAAGATCTGTAGTGAGATGTCGGTTATTTAAGATCTGTAGTTAGATGTCGGTTATATAAGATCTGTAGTGAGATGTCGGTTATTTAAGATCTGTAGTGAGATGTTGATTATTTAAGATCTGTAGTGAGATGTCGGTTATTTAAGATCTGTAGTGAGATGTCGGTTATATAAGATCTGTAGTGAGATGTCGGTTATATAAGATCTGTAGTGAGATGTCAGTTATTTAAGATGTGTAGTGAGATGTCGGTTATTTAAGATCTGTAGTGAGATGTCGGTAATTTAAGATCTGTGGTGAGATGCTGGTTATATAAGATCTATAGTGAGATGTCGGTTATATAAGATCTGTAGTGAGATGTCGGTTATTTAAGATCTATAGTGAGATGTCGGTTATATAAGATCTGTAGTGAGATGTCGGTTATATAAGATCTGTAGTGAGATGTCGGTTATATAAGATCTGTAGTGAGATGTCGGTTATTTAAGATCTGTAGTGACATGTCGGTTATATAAGATCTGTAGTGAGATGTCGGTTATATAAGATCTGTAGTGAGATGTCGGTTATATAAGATCTGTAGTGAGATGTCGGTTATTTAAGATCTGTAGTGAGATGTCGGTTATA
This genomic stretch from Pecten maximus chromosome 13, xPecMax1.1, whole genome shotgun sequence harbors:
- the LOC117340763 gene encoding translation initiation factor IF-2-like, which translates into the protein MYPGPPNSRKTLGLKLKLTKVEIKPKLTKVEIKPKLTKVEVKPKLTKVEIKPKLTKVEVKPKLTKVEIKPKLTKVEVKPKLTKVEIKPKLTKVEVKPKLTKVEVKPKLTKVEVKPKLTKVEVKPKLTKVEVKPKLTKVEIKPKLTKVEIKPKLTKVEVKPKLTESKVEVKPKLTKVEIKPKLTKVEIKPKLTKVEIKPKLTKVEIKPKLTESKINIDTPRST
- the LOC117340762 gene encoding zinc finger protein 567-like, whose product is MEQKTSKSVKENQEQTCHICSKVIKRKSNFLIHLKSHDPTYSKVIKKDHLCHICGKKLISISELNIHVRSHFNMIADSCEICGKSFLRRSTLNRHIRTVHSTERTYKCELCPKSYTAKCTLMRHQRSHSDPSTHFECSFCNKKFALKDVLAQHEMTHTPLYGKNFHCTMYMCSAKFVRPYLLKQHMRVHTNEKPYICECGKGFSQKGNLSVHQKTHQGFKKFQCTQCDRGFSRVEYLQRHEKEQHSEEPKLLKRKIKLSSKTKKSTSLERKTKKSPSLECKTKKTPFLERKTKKSPSLDPETKESPSLDPEAMKSSSLDPEAKKSPSLDPEAKKSPSLDPETKKSPSLDPEAKESPSLDLKTEMFESGESPSVSQDKSDVESKEIVVVFVHEEPAKCDMYVELDNFGEECNKDETRNETENDKGMTTGSTVTEDQTTINQWITDMK